GACTAATTAAGTGTTTCTGCTCATGCACAACTGATCCTCACTCGTCAAGGCCGGTAGCAAACGACTCGCCAAAAGCATCCCTTCCTGAAGAAAGTGGTGTCTCCATTACGGAACGTCACCTTTTGCTGAGCTCCTTCGCCAAGCTGCCCTTCGCCGTCTTACCCGCTTTCCGTCAAGCAAGAGGCATTGGTGTTGTCAGCGTGGGGCTGCTTCTAGGCCTTGGACAAGGCATTCATGCCGAGCGCTCCAGCGAAAGACTTGATCAAGCAGAGCAAGTGGCATCAGCCCTTCTGCAAGACGTCAAAACGGACCACAAAGCTTCCCCCTATTCAATCACTCCAGAACGACGCGCCCTGCTAAACACCATTCGCTTTGCAGAAGGAACTTGGAAGGATGGGCACGATCTTGGCTATCGCACTCTTTATGGAGGCGGCCAGTTTGAAGATCTCTCAAAACACCCAGAGAAGGTGGTCGTTAAGCGTTACGTCAGTGCCGCTGCAGGGGCTTATCAATTTTTGCCCACCACTTGGGAAGAAGTTTCAGGACGTTTGAGCTTGCCCAGTTTCTCTCCAGAACATCAAGACCAAGCGGCTCTTCATCTAGTCAAAAGACGCGGAGCTCTCAAAGAGGTAGACCAAAAAGGATTAACAGCCGAAGCGATGAATAGCCTCGCCCCTGAATGGGCATCTTTTCCCACCCATTCAGGACGCAGTGCCTACGGTCAGCCCGTCAAAAGCCATGCTGAGCTAGCAAGTTTCTATTCAAAAAATCTTCAGAAGCTTCGTCAAGGCGCCTAGAGCGAGTTCTTCGCATTTGCCTCCGATACACGGGCTGCAAGGCCCCAGACCTCGATCACGAGCTGGTGCCAAGGAGTCATCGCCTCCATCGAGATAGCCATAGCTGCTGGGGTGGCATTCACGAGGGCTCTTGTGGCAATAATCGCCTTTAGACCCTCATCAATTCGCACTCCCATCGCTTCGCGTTCAACTCGGGGCATCACTGAATCCGGACAAGCTTTTAAAAGCTCCTGACCACGTTTGAACCAGTGGTTGAAGTCATTGAGCAACGAGTCCAACAACGACTCCAGCAGAGCATCCGCCTCTTGATTCATTGCCTATTCAGCGCACACTCATAGGATGACTGGCCCTGAACAGGAAATGGTGAGCAGCGTCGCAGCAACCACCCCCGCACCTATCGCGCCTGTGGTTCTGCCCAAGACCAGCGAAAGTGAGAATCTGCTCAAGATTCGCCACTCGATGAGCCACGTGATGGCCATGGCAGTTCAGAAGCTATTTCCCAAGGCCCAAGTGACCATTGGTCCATGGACTGAAGCAGGCTTTTATTACGACTTCGACAATCCGGAACCCTTCACGGAAGCAGATCTCAAGGCGATCAAGAAGGAGATGGGAAAAATCATTGGCCGCAAGCTCCCGTTAGAACGCATTGAAGTCAGTCGTGAGGAAGCAGAACGTCGAATCAAGGCGCAAAACGAACCTTATAAATTAGAAATTCTCGAGCGATTGGTCGAGCCCATCACGCTCTACACCCTGGGTGAGCAGTGGTGGGATCTCTGTGCTGGGCCTCATGTGGCCAACACAAGCGAACTCAATCCAAAAGCGTTTGAGCTCGAAAGTGTGGCAGGTGCCTACTGGCGTGGTGACGAAACCAAGGCTCAACTTCAGCGCATTTATGGCACAGCGTGGGAAACCGCCGACCAACTGTCAGAGCACAAACGCCGCAAAGAAGAAGCACTCCGACGTGATCATCGCCGCCTTGGCAAAGACCTTGATCTGTTCTCCATCGAAGATGAAGCGGGAGCAGGCCTTGTCTTCTGGCACCCCCGGGGCGCACGCATGCGTCTCTTAATTGAAGACTTCTGGAGGCAAGCGCACTTTGAGGGGGGGTATGAGCTGCTCTACACACCCCACGTCGCGGACATCAGCCTTTGGAAGACCTCTGGACACCTCGACTTCTATGCGGAAAGCATGTTCGGCCCCATGGAGGTGGATGAGAGGCAATACCAGCTCAAGCCGATGAACTGTCCATTCCACGTTCTGACCTACGCCAGCAAACTTCGCAGCTACAGAGAACTCCCGATCCGATGGGCGGAGCTCGGAACCGTTTACCGCTACGAGCGACCGGGGGTGATGCACGGGCTGATGAGAGTCCGTGGCTTCACGCAAGACGACGCCCACGTGTTTTGCCTACCCGAACAGATCAGTGATGAGATCTTGCGAATCCTGAATCTCACAGAACGGATTCTTTCAACGTTCGATTTCAGTAACTACGAGATCAACCTTTCAACAAAACCAGACAAAGCCATCGGCGATGACGCTGTCTGGGAGCTCGCGACCAAAGGCCTGATCGAAGCCCTAAAACGCAAGGGTTGGGCCTACAAAATAGATGAGGGTGGCGGAGCGTTTTATGGACCCAAGATCGACCTAAAAATTGAAGATGCCATTGGTCGGATGTGGCAATGCTCCACCATTCAGCTCGATTTCAACTTGCCTGAGCGCTTCGAACTCGACTACATCGCTGCTGATGGCAGCAAACAGCGCCCGATCATGATTCACCGGGCCATTTTCGGTTCACTCGAACGATTTTTCGGGATCATGACCGAAAACTATGCGGGAGACTTTCCGTTTTGGCTTGCCCCAGAACAGATCCGGCTACTTCCGGTGACGGATGAAGTTCTGGGTTATGCGGAAGAGTTTCAAAACCAACTCAAAGCAGCTGGTATTCGCGCCAGCATCGATCGCAGCGGAGACCGACTTGGGAAGCTGATTCGCATAGGAGAAAAAATGAAAATCCCGGTGCTGGCTGTTATTGGAGCCAAGGAAGCTGAACAGGGCGCCGCGAGCCTGCGCAGCCGCCGCGATGGCGACCTTGGCGTGATCACCAAGGAACGCCTGATCGCAACGGCACAATCGGCCAACCAAGATCGGAAAGCATCACTTTCTTTTGATAACAGTGTGAGCGTCGAAGAATGAGCGATCCAGCGATCACTGGTTTGGCCGATCTCAATCGATTACGCACTGCTCCTCCGCTGAGTGTGCTTGAGCGGAAAACTCTCAAAACTGAGCTGATCGCTGAAATGAACCACTTCGCCTGGTTCACTGTTGGCGTCATGGCCTCCTCATCCACTGAAGCGATGACCTGTCTTCGCGACCTTGAGCTGGCGATGGGTTGGCCATCCATGCATCTCGAGGACGAAACACGCATTGACAGCGGAGTTTTCCTGAAAGCCAACCAATCCACCGGTTGCATTCGCATCCGTGCAGAGGCAGGCCTGGGTAAAGGCTTCTTGCTCAGCGGCCATCAAGGTGAATGGCAACAATCAGGTCCCACCTGGGGCCCCCTGCCTCTCGACCTGTTTCGTGACTGAGCGTTCCAGAGCCTGATCAAGACTTGTCGATTCCGAGCAAAGCGATCAGCCTTGAGCTGAGATGCACCGATCGACCCAATGCAGCCAACGACTTACCTGGCCGGGGATCTCGGTGGCACCAAAACGCTCCTAGCCATCTACAGCGATCAAAATGGCGAGCTGAAACAAGAGCATGTCCAGCGTTACGTGTCGGCGGAATGGACGTCTCTGGACTCCATGCTCAATCACTTCCTGCAAGCACGCCCAGACACCAACTCCACTCCTCAAACCAGCTGCTTCGCCGTCGCTGGCCCGGTTAAGAACCGTGCTGCTGAACTTACTAATTTGGGATGGACGATTAGCCAAGAGTCGCTGAAACAATCGGCTGGTTTAGAGCAGGTGGAACTCGTTAACGATTTTGCTGTTCTGATCTACGGCCTTCCCCATTTCAGCGATAGCCAGCAGATCACGCTTCAAGCTGGATCTACAAAGAATTCTGAAAACACCCAATCCGAGCCAGGCCCCGTCGCCATTCTTGGAGCGGGAACGGGCTTGGGAATGGCTCGGGGGCTTCCGAGCAATAAGGGATGGATTGCCTTACCCAGCGAGGGGGGACATCGAGAGTTCGCGCCCCGATCCGACGACGAATGGGGCCTTGTTCAATGGCTCAAGCGCGATTTGTCTCTAGAGAGGATTTCTGTGGAGAGGGTTGTGAGCGGAACCGGATTGGGCCATGTCATGCACTGGATGCTGCAGCAGTCGAAAGATGCAAAGCACCCGCTTCAAGAGAAGGCCAAAGCATGGAGATGGAACAAACCAGATCACCCTGATTATCACGATCTCCCTGCTTCAACATGCCAATACGCCAAAGCAGGCGACCAGCTCGCGAACGCTGCAATGACGCTTTGGCTTAGTGCTTACGGCGCAGCCGCAGGAGATCTTGCCCTACAGGAACTGTGCACGGGTGGGCTCTGGATTGGTGGGGGCACGGCCGAAAAAAACCAGGATGGATTGAAGTCGATTCATTTTTTAAACGCCATGCGTCAAAAGGGGCGCTTTCAGCCGTTTTTGGAAGGTTTGACGGTGCGCGCTGTGATCGATCCGGAAGCTGGTCTGTTTAGTGCTGCTTGCAGAGCACGAGAACTGGCTGAGTCGAGTGGGACACTGGCCTGAGTGGAAACGCAGGGATGGCGCAGCCGCGTATCGGCCAAACAGTGGTGGTGGATGTTCCCGCTACCACCGCCAATATTGGACCAGGATTCGACTGTCTAGGCGCTGCTCTGGATCTCAACAACCGTTTCACCATGCGTCGAATCGATGGCGATGGAGAGCGATTTGAACTGATCATCGAGGGACAGGAGGGGTCTCATTTACGGGGAGGACCGGACAACCTCGTCTATCGAGCTGCACAGAGGGTTTGGAAAGCAGCTGGCCAAGAGCCCATAGCTATCGAGGCTCGAGTGCGTTTAGCCGTTCCTCCAGCCAGGGGGCTTGGCAGCAGTGCCACGGCCATCGTCGCAGGACTCGTGGGTGCCAATGCCTTAGTGGGAGAACCGCTCAGTCGAGAAAAACTGCTGGAGCTCGCAATCGATATCGAAGGCCACCCAGACAATGTTGTGCCTTCGCTACTGGGGGGACTGTGCATGACAGCAAAGGCTGCATCTCAACGCTGGCGAGTGGTGCGTTGCGAATGGATGCACAGCATTAAGGCAGTTGTTGCGATCCCAGCAATTCGCCTCAGCACCAGCGAAGCGAGGCGAGCCATGCCCAAATCGGTCCCCGTTGGTGATGCAGTGGTCAACCTTGGTGCCCTCACCCTGCTGCTGCAAGGACTAAGGACCGGAAACGGCGATTTGATCTCAGACGGAATGCATGACCGCCTGCACGAGC
The Synechococcus sp. CC9311 DNA segment above includes these coding regions:
- the glk gene encoding glucokinase, encoding MQPTTYLAGDLGGTKTLLAIYSDQNGELKQEHVQRYVSAEWTSLDSMLNHFLQARPDTNSTPQTSCFAVAGPVKNRAAELTNLGWTISQESLKQSAGLEQVELVNDFAVLIYGLPHFSDSQQITLQAGSTKNSENTQSEPGPVAILGAGTGLGMARGLPSNKGWIALPSEGGHREFAPRSDDEWGLVQWLKRDLSLERISVERVVSGTGLGHVMHWMLQQSKDAKHPLQEKAKAWRWNKPDHPDYHDLPASTCQYAKAGDQLANAAMTLWLSAYGAAAGDLALQELCTGGLWIGGGTAEKNQDGLKSIHFLNAMRQKGRFQPFLEGLTVRAVIDPEAGLFSAACRARELAESSGTLA
- a CDS encoding DUF1824 family protein — encoded protein: MSDPAITGLADLNRLRTAPPLSVLERKTLKTELIAEMNHFAWFTVGVMASSSTEAMTCLRDLELAMGWPSMHLEDETRIDSGVFLKANQSTGCIRIRAEAGLGKGFLLSGHQGEWQQSGPTWGPLPLDLFRD
- the thrS gene encoding threonine--tRNA ligase, which encodes MTGPEQEMVSSVAATTPAPIAPVVLPKTSESENLLKIRHSMSHVMAMAVQKLFPKAQVTIGPWTEAGFYYDFDNPEPFTEADLKAIKKEMGKIIGRKLPLERIEVSREEAERRIKAQNEPYKLEILERLVEPITLYTLGEQWWDLCAGPHVANTSELNPKAFELESVAGAYWRGDETKAQLQRIYGTAWETADQLSEHKRRKEEALRRDHRRLGKDLDLFSIEDEAGAGLVFWHPRGARMRLLIEDFWRQAHFEGGYELLYTPHVADISLWKTSGHLDFYAESMFGPMEVDERQYQLKPMNCPFHVLTYASKLRSYRELPIRWAELGTVYRYERPGVMHGLMRVRGFTQDDAHVFCLPEQISDEILRILNLTERILSTFDFSNYEINLSTKPDKAIGDDAVWELATKGLIEALKRKGWAYKIDEGGGAFYGPKIDLKIEDAIGRMWQCSTIQLDFNLPERFELDYIAADGSKQRPIMIHRAIFGSLERFFGIMTENYAGDFPFWLAPEQIRLLPVTDEVLGYAEEFQNQLKAAGIRASIDRSGDRLGKLIRIGEKMKIPVLAVIGAKEAEQGAASLRSRRDGDLGVITKERLIATAQSANQDRKASLSFDNSVSVEE
- a CDS encoding DUF2605 family protein encodes the protein MNQEADALLESLLDSLLNDFNHWFKRGQELLKACPDSVMPRVEREAMGVRIDEGLKAIIATRALVNATPAAMAISMEAMTPWHQLVIEVWGLAARVSEANAKNSL
- a CDS encoding glycoside hydrolase family 104 protein, with translation MLSSFAKLPFAVLPAFRQARGIGVVSVGLLLGLGQGIHAERSSERLDQAEQVASALLQDVKTDHKASPYSITPERRALLNTIRFAEGTWKDGHDLGYRTLYGGGQFEDLSKHPEKVVVKRYVSAAAGAYQFLPTTWEEVSGRLSLPSFSPEHQDQAALHLVKRRGALKEVDQKGLTAEAMNSLAPEWASFPTHSGRSAYGQPVKSHAELASFYSKNLQKLRQGA
- the thrB gene encoding homoserine kinase; amino-acid sequence: MAQPRIGQTVVVDVPATTANIGPGFDCLGAALDLNNRFTMRRIDGDGERFELIIEGQEGSHLRGGPDNLVYRAAQRVWKAAGQEPIAIEARVRLAVPPARGLGSSATAIVAGLVGANALVGEPLSREKLLELAIDIEGHPDNVVPSLLGGLCMTAKAASQRWRVVRCEWMHSIKAVVAIPAIRLSTSEARRAMPKSVPVGDAVVNLGALTLLLQGLRTGNGDLISDGMHDRLHEPYRWRLIKGGQEVKEAALSAGAWGCAISGAGPSILALCSEERGPAVSHAMVKAWEAAGVASRAPLLNLQTAGSHWQPKDAE